A genomic stretch from Streptomyces sp. QL37 includes:
- a CDS encoding GNAT family N-acetyltransferase, whose amino-acid sequence MEFTMGGRLEVRITPADVGKRVSVRRAADVRGEGAKFTDTVGVLTSWDAGVLSVTTRNGESVRIAESTLVAGKVVPPAPARRRGPAASFGELARATARAWEPVESELLGDWRLRAAGGFTRRANSVLPLGDPGLPIGEALGRVRRWYGERGLPAYVQTSTGAEGTQERLCADLEEHGWRREVTAEVRIAALAPVGDLDADISAVRLAREPDEAWLSRYQRFETPGPHVLKVLGSGPSVWFASVPGDGPAGVPAAIGRCVVDGRWAGFMAVEVGPEHRRRGLATAVMTALARTALDEGASAAWLQVEADNEGARALYDGMGFATHHSYHHFRPA is encoded by the coding sequence GTGGAATTCACCATGGGCGGACGGCTCGAGGTTCGCATAACCCCTGCTGACGTGGGCAAACGCGTGTCCGTGCGGCGCGCCGCCGACGTGCGGGGCGAGGGCGCGAAGTTCACCGACACGGTCGGGGTTCTCACATCGTGGGACGCCGGTGTGCTGTCGGTCACGACGAGGAACGGCGAGAGCGTCCGCATCGCGGAATCGACGCTGGTGGCGGGCAAGGTGGTGCCTCCGGCCCCGGCTCGCCGCCGTGGCCCCGCCGCGTCGTTCGGCGAACTCGCCCGGGCGACCGCGCGCGCCTGGGAGCCCGTCGAGAGCGAACTCCTGGGCGACTGGCGGCTGCGCGCGGCCGGCGGATTCACCCGCCGCGCCAACTCCGTGCTGCCGCTCGGCGATCCGGGTCTCCCGATCGGCGAGGCGCTCGGGCGTGTCCGCCGCTGGTACGGGGAACGGGGCCTGCCCGCCTACGTCCAGACCTCCACGGGCGCCGAGGGCACACAGGAGCGGCTCTGCGCGGACCTGGAGGAGCACGGATGGCGGCGCGAGGTGACCGCCGAGGTGCGGATCGCGGCGCTCGCACCCGTAGGGGACCTGGACGCGGACATCTCCGCCGTACGGCTGGCCCGGGAGCCGGACGAGGCGTGGCTCTCCCGGTACCAGCGTTTCGAGACCCCGGGACCCCATGTGCTGAAGGTGCTGGGCAGCGGGCCTTCGGTGTGGTTCGCCTCCGTCCCGGGCGACGGTCCGGCGGGGGTGCCCGCCGCGATCGGGCGCTGCGTGGTGGACGGCCGCTGGGCGGGGTTCATGGCCGTCGAGGTGGGCCCGGAGCACCGGCGCCGCGGTCTCGCGACGGCCGTCATGACGGCGCTGGCCCGCACGGCGCTGGACGAGGGCGCCTCGGCCGCGTGGTTGCAGGTCGAGGCGGACAATGAAGGTGCCCGCGCGCTGTACGACGGCATGGGCTTCGCCACCCACCACAGCTACCACCACTTCCGGCCCGCGTAG
- a CDS encoding ferredoxin family protein: protein MTYVIAQPCVDVKDKACIEECPVDCIYEGSRSLYIHPDECVDCGACEPVCPVEAIFYEDDTPEEWKDYYKANVEFFDDLGSPGGASKLGLIERDHAFIAALPPQNQ from the coding sequence GTGACCTACGTCATCGCGCAGCCTTGTGTCGACGTGAAGGACAAGGCCTGCATCGAAGAGTGCCCCGTCGACTGCATCTACGAGGGCTCCAGGTCCTTGTACATCCATCCGGACGAGTGTGTCGACTGCGGAGCCTGTGAGCCGGTCTGCCCGGTCGAGGCCATCTTCTACGAGGACGACACCCCGGAGGAGTGGAAGGACTACTACAAGGCGAACGTCGAGTTCTTCGACGACCTCGGCTCGCCGGGTGGCGCCTCCAAGCTGGGGCTCATCGAGCGCGACCACGCGTTCATCGCCGCGCTGCCGCCGCAGAACCAGTAA
- the dapC gene encoding succinyldiaminopimelate transaminase — MSAAVPVSSRLPVFPWDKLAPYKATAVAHPDGLVDLSVGTPVDPVPELIQRALVAAADSPGYPTVWGTEALRDALTGWVERRLGAAAGVAHENVLPVVGSKELVAWLPTQLGLGAGDKVAYPRLAYPTYEVGARLCGAEPVVYDDPTELDPEGLKLLWLNSPSNPTGRVLPKDELTRIVAWAREHGVLVFSDECYLELGWEAEPVSVLDADVCGGTYEGVVAVHSLSKRSNLAGYRAAFVAGDAAVLGELLQIRKHGGMMTPAPVQAATVAALGDDTHVAEQRERYARRRTVLRAALEAHGFRIEHSEASLYLWATRDEPCWETVARLAELGILVAPGDFYGPAGDRFVRVALTASDERVDAAVKRLA; from the coding sequence GTGTCCGCAGCAGTTCCCGTCTCCTCCCGTCTCCCGGTCTTCCCCTGGGACAAGCTGGCGCCGTACAAGGCGACGGCCGTGGCCCACCCGGACGGCCTCGTGGACCTGTCTGTCGGTACGCCGGTCGACCCGGTGCCCGAGCTGATCCAGCGGGCGCTGGTCGCCGCGGCGGACAGCCCCGGCTATCCGACGGTGTGGGGGACCGAGGCGCTGCGTGACGCGTTGACCGGCTGGGTGGAGCGCAGGCTCGGCGCGGCGGCCGGTGTGGCGCACGAGAACGTGCTTCCGGTCGTGGGCTCCAAGGAACTGGTCGCCTGGCTGCCGACCCAGCTCGGTCTCGGCGCGGGCGACAAGGTCGCCTACCCGCGGCTCGCCTACCCGACGTACGAGGTCGGCGCGCGGCTCTGCGGCGCAGAGCCCGTCGTCTACGACGACCCGACGGAGCTGGACCCGGAGGGCCTGAAGCTGCTCTGGCTCAACTCCCCGTCCAACCCGACGGGCCGCGTCCTGCCGAAGGACGAGCTGACCCGGATCGTCGCCTGGGCGCGCGAGCACGGGGTGCTGGTCTTCAGCGACGAGTGCTACCTGGAGCTCGGCTGGGAGGCCGAGCCCGTCTCCGTGCTCGACGCGGACGTCTGCGGCGGCACGTACGAGGGTGTCGTCGCCGTCCACTCGCTCTCCAAGCGCTCCAACCTCGCCGGTTACCGCGCGGCCTTCGTCGCGGGTGACGCGGCCGTCCTCGGCGAGCTGCTCCAGATCCGCAAGCACGGCGGGATGATGACCCCGGCCCCCGTCCAGGCGGCGACCGTCGCGGCGCTGGGGGATGACACGCACGTGGCGGAGCAGCGGGAGCGCTACGCGCGGCGGCGCACGGTGCTGCGGGCCGCGCTGGAGGCCCACGGCTTCCGTATCGAGCACAGCGAGGCGAGCCTCTACCTCTGGGCCACGCGCGACGAGCCCTGCTGGGAGACCGTGGCGCGTCTGGCGGAGCTCGGCATCCTCGTGGCGCCGGGCGACTTCTACGGGCCGGCCGGCGACCGCTTCGTACGGGTGGCCCTGACGGCCTCGGACGAGCGCGTGGACGCCGCGGTCAAGCGGCTGGCCTAG
- a CDS encoding ATP-binding protein, producing MSLPLTRRIARAALLIAAGAAPVVGAAGAAGAAGLPQTPALGGLTSLDGAGLSSTLDSAAKQGSEVANETGGKVVGTTLPAAGKTLQKAGTVANGELTEDTLPTKSLPTKGLPIG from the coding sequence ATGTCCCTCCCCCTGACCCGCCGGATCGCCCGTGCCGCGCTGCTGATCGCCGCGGGTGCGGCCCCCGTGGTCGGCGCGGCCGGTGCCGCGGGTGCCGCGGGGCTCCCGCAGACCCCCGCGCTCGGCGGCCTCACCTCGCTCGACGGCGCCGGGCTCAGCAGCACGCTGGACTCCGCCGCGAAGCAGGGCTCCGAGGTGGCGAACGAGACCGGCGGCAAGGTGGTCGGCACGACCCTTCCCGCCGCGGGCAAGACCCTCCAGAAGGCCGGCACCGTGGCGAACGGCGAGCTGACGGAGGACACCCTCCCGACCAAGAGCCTGCCGACCAAGGGCCTGCCGATCGGCTGA
- a CDS encoding transglutaminase-like domain-containing protein: MSAEDPGTAERRRRFAEEARAERPDLALLCLLLGAEAAPPSPGDADPHGIDAAQIELDRLAGLLPYGARDARAWASALAELLGDRCGFAGSSQDYQRLESSVLQQVLRRRRGLPILLSVVWIEVARRAGAPVYGLALPGHYVVGFGDPAERVLADPFAGGAPLSGEDADLMVAGATGAPPAAAMPVPARPLETVLRILNNVRAWAAARPERTDVALWALELSLLLPSHPARLRYERAQLLVQRGEFLRGAAEMDEYAEIVDGIEPTAAEAIRHRAQAARALLN; encoded by the coding sequence ATGAGCGCCGAGGATCCCGGCACGGCCGAACGACGGCGGCGGTTCGCCGAGGAGGCGCGCGCCGAGCGGCCCGACCTCGCGCTGCTCTGCCTGCTGCTCGGCGCGGAGGCGGCGCCGCCGTCGCCCGGGGACGCCGATCCCCACGGCATCGACGCGGCGCAGATCGAGCTGGACCGGCTGGCCGGCCTCCTGCCGTACGGGGCCCGCGACGCCCGCGCGTGGGCGTCCGCACTGGCCGAACTGCTCGGCGATCGCTGTGGTTTCGCGGGCTCTTCGCAGGACTACCAGCGGCTGGAGTCGTCGGTGCTCCAGCAGGTGCTGCGGCGACGCAGGGGACTGCCCATCCTGCTGTCCGTGGTCTGGATCGAGGTCGCGCGGCGGGCAGGGGCCCCCGTCTACGGGCTGGCCCTCCCCGGCCATTACGTGGTCGGTTTCGGCGACCCGGCCGAGCGGGTGCTGGCCGACCCCTTCGCCGGCGGTGCGCCCCTGAGCGGCGAGGACGCGGACCTGATGGTGGCAGGGGCGACCGGGGCGCCACCGGCGGCGGCGATGCCGGTACCCGCCAGGCCGCTGGAGACCGTCCTCCGGATCCTGAACAACGTCCGGGCGTGGGCGGCGGCGCGCCCCGAGCGCACGGACGTGGCGCTGTGGGCCCTCGAACTCTCCCTGCTGCTGCCCTCGCACCCGGCCAGGCTCCGCTACGAGCGGGCCCAGCTCCTCGTGCAGCGGGGGGAGTTCCTGCGGGGGGCGGCGGAGATGGACGAGTACGCCGAGATCGTCGACGGCATCGAGCCGACCGCGGCCGAGGCCATCCGTCACCGCGCGCAGGCCGCCAGGGCGCTGCTGAACTAG